The following DNA comes from Mycolicibacterium aromaticivorans JS19b1 = JCM 16368.
GAGCTCGAGCCCGGCGGTCGCCCGGATGCGCCCGAGCCGGGGCCGTCGATGCTCGGTGACATCGTGTTGTGTCCGCAGTTCGCCGCCGATCAGGCCACCGCTGCCGGTCACAGCCTCGGTCAGGAACTGGCGCTGTTGACCGTGCACGGCGTGCTGCATCTGCTGGGCTATGACCATGCCGAGCCGGATGAGGAAAAGGAGATGTTCGACCTGCAACGCACCCTTCTCGAAGAGTGGGTGGCCGAGCAGGTCGAGGCATACCACCAGGATCGGCAGATCGAGAAGGACCGTCGACTGCTCGACAAGTCACAGTTCTTCGACGAACCGTGACGGGCTGGAGTTCGCTGCTCGGTGCGATCGCGCTGATAGCGCTGGGCGGTTTGTTCGCCGCGATCGATGCTGCCATCAGCACCGTGTCGATTGCGCGGGTCGAGGAGCTGGTGCGCGACGAGCGACCCGGCGCCCTGCGGCTGGCCAGGATCATGGCCGAGCGGCCGCGGTACATCAATCTCGTTGTGCTGCTGCGCATTGCGTGCGAGGCCGCCGCGACGGTCTTGCTGGTCGCCTTCCTGTGGGATGACCTCGGTCTGACCTGGGGCCTGGTGGCGGCGGCGGGCATCATGACGGTCGCCAGCTTCGTCGCGATGGGGGTGGGCCCGCGCACCATCGGCAGGCAGAACGCCTACACCATTGCCTTGACGTCGGCCGTTCCGCTGCAAGCGATCTCGGTTCTGCTCACTCCGATCAGCAGGCTGCTGATCGTGCTCGGCAATGCGCTCACCCCGGGCCGCGGCTTCCGCAACGGACCGTTCGCCTCCGAGATCGAGCTGCGTGAGGTCGTCGACCTGGCACAGCAGCG
Coding sequences within:
- the ybeY gene encoding rRNA maturation RNase YbeY; the encoded protein is MTIEVSNESGLDVSEEELISVARFVIRRMDVNPAAELSMVLLDTNAMADLHMRWMDLPGPTDVMSFPMDELEPGGRPDAPEPGPSMLGDIVLCPQFAADQATAAGHSLGQELALLTVHGVLHLLGYDHAEPDEEKEMFDLQRTLLEEWVAEQVEAYHQDRQIEKDRRLLDKSQFFDEP